From Parasphaerochaeta coccoides DSM 17374, a single genomic window includes:
- a CDS encoding ParA family protein has translation MSVVKIIFSNQKGGVGKTTTAVNLGAALAQSGKKVLLVDIDSQGNLTSSVSGDSHLPGTYEVIAGTVTAAEACQATPVKNLFIMAGNINLVGLNVELVEQEQREFFLKKALAPIELEWDYILVDCPPSLGIVTMNAMCWADYVIIPMQCEYFAMEGLNLLMRTIANVRRSLNPRLSILGIVFTMYNKRIKLANEVVEDVSTYFPKLVFSSKVPRNVRLSEAPSHGLPINVYDASSIGAKSYKSLAEEVSERVSK, from the coding sequence ATGAGTGTCGTGAAAATTATCTTTTCTAATCAGAAAGGTGGTGTTGGAAAGACAACGACTGCCGTTAATCTCGGTGCCGCCCTTGCCCAAAGTGGCAAGAAGGTTCTGCTGGTCGATATTGACTCCCAGGGGAACCTTACCAGTTCAGTGTCTGGCGATTCTCATTTGCCTGGAACGTATGAGGTAATCGCGGGAACTGTTACCGCTGCGGAAGCGTGTCAGGCTACTCCTGTAAAGAATCTTTTCATCATGGCAGGGAATATAAACCTTGTTGGATTGAATGTGGAGCTGGTAGAACAGGAGCAACGTGAGTTCTTCTTGAAAAAAGCGCTGGCTCCTATTGAGCTGGAATGGGACTATATTCTTGTAGATTGCCCGCCATCCCTGGGAATTGTGACGATGAATGCCATGTGCTGGGCTGATTATGTCATCATCCCCATGCAATGTGAATATTTTGCAATGGAAGGTCTGAACCTGCTGATGAGGACGATTGCCAATGTGCGACGCTCACTTAATCCCCGTCTTTCAATCCTTGGCATTGTTTTTACCATGTACAATAAGCGGATTAAACTTGCCAATGAGGTAGTCGAGGATGTTTCGACATATTTCCCGAAGTTGGTATTTTCTTCAAAAGTACCCAGGAACGTGCGGCTTTCCGAAGCTCCGTCCCATGGATTGCCCATCAACGTCTATGATGCGAGCAGCATCGGCGCGAAGTCATACAAAAGTCTAGCTGAGGAGGTGTCTGAACGTGTCTCCAAGTAA
- a CDS encoding NifU family protein — MQEQIKEAIEAIRPAIQNDGGDIEFVQLDDNKVIVRLTGACAGCPMAKMTLKGGVERYLHHAVSPDLVIVCEEEGVLA, encoded by the coding sequence ATGCAAGAACAAATCAAGGAAGCAATTGAGGCTATCCGACCAGCAATACAGAACGACGGGGGAGATATTGAATTTGTCCAGCTTGATGACAACAAAGTCATCGTCCGTCTTACAGGAGCATGCGCTGGCTGCCCCATGGCGAAAATGACTCTTAAAGGTGGCGTTGAAAGATATCTTCACCACGCCGTAAGTCCAGATCTCGTCATTGTATGTGAAGAAGAAGGCGTTTTGGCCTGA